One genomic region from Bradyrhizobium icense encodes:
- the cobI gene encoding precorrin-2 C(20)-methyltransferase: MGRIICCGLGPGNPDLMSVRADREVRAAKHVAYFRKKGRPGQARRIVDGLLAKDVCEYPMEYPVTTEIAFDSPGYIRLLAGFYDEWAERLARLARAVDIVVLCEGDPYFYGSFMHLRARLQGHVEIEVIAGVPGMAGCWNSVGLPIALGDDVMTVLMGTLPEHELEQRARNSDALVIMKTGRNLKKVRRALATAGRLGEAWLIERGTMPGERVARLNDVDETECPYFAIVLVHGQGRRMEAAE; encoded by the coding sequence ATGGGGCGCATCATCTGTTGCGGCCTCGGGCCAGGAAATCCGGACCTGATGAGCGTGCGCGCCGATCGTGAGGTCCGTGCGGCCAAGCACGTTGCCTATTTCCGGAAGAAGGGACGGCCCGGCCAGGCGCGCCGCATCGTCGATGGACTACTGGCAAAGGACGTCTGCGAATATCCGATGGAGTATCCGGTCACGACGGAGATCGCCTTCGACAGTCCGGGATATATTCGCCTCCTTGCAGGCTTCTACGACGAGTGGGCGGAGCGTCTTGCGCGGCTTGCTCGCGCAGTCGACATCGTCGTTCTCTGCGAGGGCGATCCCTACTTTTACGGCTCCTTCATGCATCTCCGTGCGCGTCTGCAGGGCCACGTCGAGATCGAGGTGATCGCCGGCGTTCCCGGCATGGCCGGCTGCTGGAATTCGGTCGGCCTGCCGATCGCCCTCGGCGACGATGTGATGACGGTGCTGATGGGTACGCTGCCGGAACACGAGCTCGAGCAACGCGCGCGCAATTCCGACGCGCTCGTCATCATGAAGACCGGGCGCAATCTGAAGAAGGTGCGCCGCGCGCTTGCCACCGCCGGCCGCCTTGGCGAGGCATGGCTGATCGAACGCGGGACCATGCCAGGCGAGCGGGTCGCGCGGCTGAACGACGTGGACGAGACCGAGTGTCCCTATTTCGCGATCGTGCTTGTGCATGGGCAGGGACGCCGGATGGAGGCTGCCGAATGA
- a CDS encoding precorrin-8X methylmutase yields the protein MPHVYETDGAAIYRQSFATIRAETNLERFSADEEPVVVRMIHAAGMVSLESCIRFTPGMARIARAALQNAAPILCDARMVSEGITRARLSAGNAIICTLDDPAVPALAQSMRNTRSAAALELWRPHLDGAIVAIGNAPTALFHLLNMLEDRNCPRPAAIIGCPVGFVGAAEAKAALMADRPAPALTVEGRLGGSAITVAAVNALASRSE from the coding sequence ATGCCGCATGTCTATGAAACCGATGGTGCGGCGATCTACCGTCAATCCTTCGCCACCATCCGCGCCGAGACGAACCTTGAGCGCTTTTCGGCCGACGAGGAGCCGGTGGTCGTGCGGATGATCCATGCCGCCGGCATGGTAAGTCTCGAATCCTGCATCCGCTTCACGCCCGGCATGGCACGCATCGCGCGGGCCGCGCTTCAGAACGCCGCACCTATCCTTTGCGACGCGCGCATGGTGTCGGAAGGAATCACGCGCGCGCGCCTGTCGGCCGGCAACGCTATCATCTGCACACTCGACGATCCCGCGGTTCCCGCGCTCGCTCAATCCATGCGCAACACCCGTTCGGCCGCAGCGCTGGAATTGTGGCGGCCGCATCTGGACGGCGCGATCGTCGCCATCGGCAATGCGCCGACCGCGCTGTTTCACCTGCTCAACATGCTGGAGGATCGCAACTGTCCAAGACCTGCGGCGATCATCGGTTGTCCGGTCGGCTTCGTCGGGGCTGCTGAAGCTAAGGCCGCATTGATGGCCGATCGGCCCGCGCCGGCGCTGACGGTCGAGGGACGCCTTGGCGGCTCGGCGATCACAGTCGCCGCCGTAAACGCGCTGGCGAGCCGGAGCGAATAG
- a CDS encoding cobyrinate a,c-diamide synthase, whose product MTASLVISAPASGVGKTTLTLALARAYRDRGLKVQCFKSGPDYIDPAFHAAATGRTSVNIDSWAMQREAIEALASRGANADLVLAEGSMGLFDGVAARGVSGTGATSDIAEMMGWPVLLVIDPSGQAQTAAAVAAGLRDFRAGVCLAGVVLNRVASTRHEDLVRRAMAGAGILVFGTLPRHAAITLPTRHLGLVQAEEQGEVEGLIAEAARFVAEHVDLDAVLQSAACARTAPCAAHGPSVKPPGQRIALARDGAFSFVYPHMLEAWRAAGAEITTFSPLADEGPDDSADVCWLPGGYPELHAGQLAANRRFRRALKSFAETRPVHGECGGYMLLGTALTDANGTHHEMTGLLGLHTSFAQRRMHLGYRLAELALPMPGYQAGALLRGHEFHYSTIVSQPDTPLAIVRDATGAVVAETGSRRGYATGTFFHLIAENM is encoded by the coding sequence ATGACGGCGAGCCTCGTCATCTCCGCGCCGGCGTCCGGTGTCGGCAAGACGACGCTGACGCTGGCGTTGGCGCGCGCCTATCGCGATCGCGGGCTGAAGGTCCAGTGCTTCAAGAGCGGGCCGGATTATATCGATCCCGCCTTTCATGCGGCCGCCACGGGGCGCACCTCTGTCAACATCGATAGCTGGGCCATGCAACGCGAGGCGATCGAAGCGCTCGCCTCGCGCGGGGCGAATGCGGACCTCGTTCTGGCCGAAGGCTCGATGGGCCTGTTCGACGGCGTTGCCGCACGGGGCGTCTCGGGGACCGGCGCTACCTCCGATATCGCCGAGATGATGGGCTGGCCGGTGCTGCTTGTGATCGATCCCTCCGGACAGGCGCAAACCGCCGCGGCGGTGGCTGCGGGACTGCGCGATTTCCGCGCGGGCGTGTGTCTTGCCGGCGTCGTTCTCAACCGCGTCGCCAGCACGCGACACGAGGACCTGGTGCGCCGTGCCATGGCAGGAGCCGGCATTCTGGTGTTCGGGACGTTGCCCCGCCACGCCGCGATCACCTTGCCGACGCGGCATCTTGGCCTGGTACAGGCTGAGGAGCAGGGCGAGGTCGAAGGCCTGATCGCGGAAGCCGCCCGCTTCGTCGCCGAGCATGTCGATCTCGATGCAGTGCTGCAATCCGCGGCATGTGCCCGGACGGCGCCATGCGCCGCGCACGGCCCAAGCGTCAAGCCACCCGGCCAACGCATCGCTCTGGCGCGCGACGGCGCATTCTCGTTCGTCTATCCGCACATGCTGGAGGCCTGGCGTGCCGCCGGAGCCGAGATCACGACGTTCTCGCCGCTCGCCGACGAGGGTCCTGATGACAGTGCCGACGTCTGCTGGCTGCCCGGCGGCTATCCGGAATTGCACGCCGGCCAACTCGCGGCAAATCGCCGATTTCGCCGTGCGCTAAAATCCTTTGCAGAGACACGGCCGGTACATGGCGAGTGTGGCGGCTACATGCTGCTTGGCACCGCCTTAACTGACGCCAATGGCACACACCATGAGATGACGGGACTGCTCGGCCTGCATACGAGTTTTGCCCAACGTCGCATGCATCTGGGCTATCGGCTTGCGGAACTCGCGCTGCCGATGCCCGGATATCAGGCCGGCGCGCTCCTGCGCGGCCATGAATTCCATTACTCCACCATCGTCTCGCAGCCCGATACACCTTTGGCTATCGTGCGCGACGCGACTGGCGCGGTCGTTGCGGAGACGGGCTCGCGGCGAGGCTACGCCACCGGCACGTTCTTCCACCTCATTGCGGAGAACATGTGA
- a CDS encoding cobalamin biosynthesis protein, giving the protein MKAAGFGFKHDVTLAALREALADAGGPEDLAAVATVSDKAETAALKLLARELNVPIKPVSADVLAGIATPTQSELIKAKFGTGSIAEAAALAVAGRGARLVSTRAVSQDRTATAAIAEGDGE; this is encoded by the coding sequence GTGAAGGCCGCAGGCTTTGGATTCAAGCATGACGTCACACTGGCTGCGTTGCGCGAAGCTCTCGCCGACGCGGGCGGCCCTGAAGATCTCGCTGCAGTTGCAACGGTCAGCGACAAGGCCGAAACCGCCGCGCTCAAATTGCTAGCGCGCGAACTCAACGTGCCGATCAAGCCTGTTTCGGCCGATGTTCTGGCCGGCATTGCCACGCCCACACAGTCCGAACTGATCAAGGCGAAGTTCGGTACGGGCTCCATCGCCGAAGCCGCGGCGCTTGCGGTCGCCGGCCGTGGTGCTCGCCTCGTTTCGACGCGGGCCGTCTCGCAAGATCGGACGGCGACCGCAGCGATCGCGGAAGGAGACGGCGAATGA
- the cobM gene encoding precorrin-4 C(11)-methyltransferase encodes MTVHFIGAGPGAADLLTLRGRDLIAACPVCLYAGSLVPEGVLAHCPRDARIVNTAPLSLDDIMSEIVAAHREGKDVARLHSGDLSIWSAMGEQLRRLRALQISYSITPGVPAFSAAAAALEAELTLPGLVQSVVLTRMPGRASAMPEGEKLATFAATGAVLAIHLSIHLLSRVIDELTPHYGGDCPVAIVWRASWPDQLIIRATLGTLDSAVSTELERTAVILVGRTLGSEDFGESRLYAVDYDRRYRPLGPTPRFPEGS; translated from the coding sequence ATGACGGTGCATTTCATCGGCGCCGGACCGGGCGCGGCCGACCTGCTCACCTTGCGCGGACGCGATCTCATCGCTGCCTGTCCGGTCTGCCTCTATGCCGGCTCTCTCGTGCCCGAGGGCGTTCTTGCGCATTGCCCAAGGGATGCACGGATCGTGAACACCGCGCCGCTGTCGCTCGACGACATCATGTCGGAGATCGTCGCCGCGCATCGTGAGGGCAAGGACGTCGCACGGCTGCATTCCGGAGATCTCTCGATCTGGTCGGCGATGGGCGAGCAATTGCGCCGCCTGCGCGCGCTTCAAATCTCCTATTCAATCACGCCCGGCGTGCCGGCCTTTTCCGCCGCCGCGGCAGCACTCGAGGCCGAGCTCACGCTGCCGGGTCTTGTGCAATCGGTCGTGCTGACGCGGATGCCGGGCAGGGCGAGCGCGATGCCCGAAGGCGAGAAGCTCGCCACCTTCGCCGCGACCGGTGCGGTGCTCGCCATCCATCTCTCGATCCATCTCCTTTCCAGGGTGATTGATGAGCTGACGCCGCACTACGGAGGAGACTGCCCGGTCGCAATAGTCTGGCGCGCAAGCTGGCCGGATCAGCTCATCATCCGCGCCACGCTCGGTACCCTGGACTCTGCTGTAAGCACCGAGCTCGAGCGCACGGCCGTTATTCTGGTTGGACGCACACTAGGTTCGGAAGATTTCGGAGAGAGCCGCCTGTATGCCGTCGACTATGACCGCCGCTATCGGCCGCTCGGGCCGACGCCGCGCTTTCCGGAAGGCTCGTGA
- a CDS encoding bifunctional cobalt-precorrin-7 (C(5))-methyltransferase/cobalt-precorrin-6B (C(15))-methyltransferase, whose translation MHDPWLTIIGIGEDGLAGLSDASRKALAEAETVFGGERHLALAGIADRGRRWPAPFETDCVLACRGRPTVVLASGDPFWYGVGASLAERLSKSEWIAHPAPSTFSFAAARLGWRLESVVCLGLHAAPFERLMPHLTRGARIICLVRDDKAPGDLAKWLTARGWGESRLWTLTALGGARESVAQQRAESYAADAIAAPVAVALEATGPDGVPRSSGFSDALFVHDGQITKRPMRALALSALAPRPGARLWDIGAGSGSISVEWAFCGGTAIAIEARADRVANIHSNAATFGLTHRIVIIEGTAPDILSGLQTAQAVFIGGGLDARMFDAVWSRIEPRTRVVAHAVTLETEALLSDLHQRHGGELMRIEIAHAGHLGRYRSWEAARPVVQWSALK comes from the coding sequence ATGCATGATCCCTGGCTGACCATTATCGGCATTGGCGAAGATGGACTTGCCGGGCTCTCGGATGCAAGCCGAAAGGCGCTTGCGGAAGCCGAGACGGTGTTTGGCGGCGAACGGCATCTTGCGCTGGCAGGGATTGCCGACCGCGGCCGTCGCTGGCCGGCGCCGTTCGAGACAGATTGCGTGCTGGCCTGCCGCGGCCGTCCGACGGTGGTGCTCGCCTCGGGCGATCCGTTCTGGTACGGCGTAGGAGCCAGTCTCGCGGAACGGCTCAGCAAGAGCGAATGGATTGCGCATCCCGCGCCGTCGACATTCTCGTTCGCCGCGGCGCGGCTCGGATGGCGGCTCGAATCTGTCGTCTGTCTTGGTCTCCACGCGGCGCCATTCGAACGCCTGATGCCGCATCTGACACGTGGAGCGCGCATCATTTGTCTCGTGCGCGACGACAAGGCGCCCGGCGATCTGGCCAAATGGTTGACGGCGCGCGGATGGGGCGAGTCACGGCTGTGGACGCTCACCGCGCTCGGTGGTGCCCGCGAATCCGTGGCGCAACAACGCGCCGAGAGCTACGCGGCCGACGCGATCGCGGCTCCCGTGGCAGTTGCACTCGAAGCCACGGGACCGGACGGCGTTCCTCGCAGCTCCGGTTTTTCGGACGCGCTCTTCGTGCATGATGGCCAGATAACCAAGCGGCCAATGCGCGCGCTCGCGCTTTCGGCGCTGGCGCCGAGGCCCGGGGCAAGATTGTGGGACATTGGCGCCGGTTCAGGTTCAATCTCGGTGGAATGGGCTTTCTGCGGTGGCACGGCGATCGCCATCGAAGCGCGGGCTGATCGCGTGGCGAATATTCACAGCAACGCCGCGACCTTCGGTCTGACGCATCGGATCGTCATCATTGAGGGAACAGCGCCTGATATCCTCTCAGGCCTTCAGACAGCGCAAGCCGTCTTCATCGGCGGAGGGCTCGACGCCAGGATGTTCGATGCGGTCTGGTCGCGCATTGAGCCGAGAACCCGGGTGGTTGCGCATGCCGTCACGCTGGAGACCGAGGCGCTACTATCGGACCTTCATCAACGCCACGGTGGCGAGTTGATGCGAATCGAGATTGCGCATGCAGGACACCTCGGCCGCTACCGGTCCTGGGAAGCGGCGCGGCCGGTCGTGCAATGGAGTGCACTCAAGTGA
- the cobG gene encoding precorrin-3B synthase — translation MSAVAIKGWCPGALRPMRSGDGLVVRVRPHGGRLDAKQAAGIAALAERYGNGLIDLTSRANLQIRGVSDQGHRPLIEELSRLHLLDPDPESEARRNILVTPFWSASDDTCFLAAELEQRLVMGPPGLPTKFGFAVDCGTERALAGASADIRIERSIAGELIVRADGAEHGRPVARSEAVKVALALAEWFVDFGGARDGRGRMAAHIGAGAKLPDALRGRAEPVRTIAEPRLGLYPQGAMVGAAFGQVTRATLSYLAGCSPGLRMTPWRMILAEELREMAHCEGLVTQADDPILRVVACPGAPACREAYADTRALAATLAQHIAADERLHVSGCAKGCAHSGRAALTLVAAREGFDLVRGGSTRDAPALRGLSAGRMIADPSVLTGRTDAACL, via the coding sequence ATGAGCGCCGTTGCGATCAAGGGGTGGTGTCCCGGCGCTTTGCGGCCGATGCGATCGGGAGATGGGCTCGTGGTTCGCGTCCGGCCGCACGGTGGCCGGCTCGATGCCAAGCAGGCAGCGGGAATTGCGGCGCTGGCCGAGCGCTACGGCAACGGCCTCATCGATCTGACCAGCCGGGCCAACCTGCAAATCAGGGGTGTCAGTGATCAAGGTCATCGGCCTTTGATCGAGGAACTCTCGCGGCTGCACTTGCTCGATCCCGATCCGGAGTCGGAAGCGCGGCGCAACATCCTTGTCACGCCCTTCTGGAGCGCAAGTGACGATACCTGTTTTCTCGCTGCAGAACTTGAACAGAGGCTTGTGATGGGACCGCCCGGCCTGCCGACCAAATTCGGCTTCGCCGTCGATTGCGGGACAGAGCGCGCGCTGGCCGGCGCATCTGCCGATATCCGCATTGAGCGCAGCATCGCGGGAGAGCTGATCGTGCGTGCCGACGGCGCGGAGCATGGTCGTCCCGTAGCACGGAGCGAAGCCGTCAAGGTTGCGCTCGCGCTTGCCGAGTGGTTCGTCGATTTCGGCGGAGCGAGGGATGGGCGAGGGCGGATGGCAGCGCATATCGGGGCTGGCGCAAAGCTGCCGGACGCGCTTCGTGGCCGCGCCGAGCCGGTTCGAACGATCGCCGAGCCGCGCCTGGGGCTCTATCCGCAAGGCGCGATGGTCGGCGCGGCATTCGGGCAGGTAACTCGTGCGACGCTCAGCTATCTGGCTGGATGCTCGCCAGGATTACGGATGACGCCGTGGCGCATGATCCTGGCGGAAGAGCTGCGCGAAATGGCTCACTGCGAGGGCCTCGTCACGCAAGCGGACGATCCGATCCTGCGCGTCGTTGCCTGCCCTGGCGCGCCCGCCTGCCGCGAGGCGTATGCCGACACACGCGCACTCGCGGCGACGCTGGCCCAGCATATTGCCGCGGACGAGCGGCTTCATGTCTCCGGCTGCGCCAAGGGCTGTGCCCATTCGGGGCGTGCCGCCCTCACCCTCGTTGCGGCCCGTGAGGGATTTGACCTCGTCCGCGGCGGCTCGACGCGGGATGCGCCAGCCTTGCGTGGACTGAGTGCCGGCCGGATGATCGCAGATCCTTCCGTTCTAACGGGACGCACTGATGCCGCATGTCTATGA
- the cobJ gene encoding precorrin-3B C(17)-methyltransferase yields MSGILTIAGLGPGDQALVTPEVSAALAAATDVVGYAPYVGRVQPREGLTLHPSDNRMELQRAGDALQLASEGRRVVMVSSGDPGVFAMAAAVFEALEVSPQWQGLAIRVMPGVTAMLAAAARAGAPLGHDFCAINLSDNLKPWPMIEKRLRLASEADFAIAMYNPRSVSRPEGFGRALSVLKEAGCGERLVIFAHAVSTPAERIETVLLREARPEMADMRTLVIVGNSATRRVGRWVYAPRHAR; encoded by the coding sequence ATGAGCGGCATATTGACCATCGCGGGACTTGGGCCGGGCGATCAGGCGCTAGTCACGCCGGAAGTCTCCGCCGCGCTCGCCGCCGCGACCGACGTCGTGGGCTATGCGCCCTATGTCGGGCGGGTGCAACCGCGTGAAGGACTGACGCTGCATCCATCAGACAATCGCATGGAGTTGCAGCGCGCAGGCGATGCCTTGCAGCTGGCGTCGGAAGGACGGCGCGTTGTCATGGTTTCTTCCGGCGACCCGGGTGTTTTCGCCATGGCAGCGGCTGTGTTCGAAGCACTTGAAGTCTCGCCTCAATGGCAGGGGCTTGCAATCCGCGTTATGCCTGGCGTGACTGCAATGCTGGCAGCGGCCGCGCGCGCCGGCGCGCCGCTCGGCCACGATTTTTGCGCGATCAATCTCTCCGATAATCTGAAGCCGTGGCCGATGATCGAGAAACGCTTGCGGCTTGCCTCCGAAGCCGACTTTGCGATCGCGATGTACAATCCGCGCTCAGTGAGCCGGCCCGAGGGTTTTGGACGCGCGCTCTCGGTTCTGAAGGAAGCAGGTTGCGGCGAACGCCTCGTGATCTTCGCCCATGCGGTCAGCACGCCCGCGGAGCGAATTGAAACGGTGCTGCTGCGCGAGGCGCGGCCGGAGATGGCCGACATGCGAACCCTTGTCATCGTCGGCAATTCGGCAACGCGCCGCGTCGGTCGCTGGGTCTATGCACCGAGGCATGCGCGATGA
- a CDS encoding cobalt-precorrin-6A reductase produces the protein MMRALILGGTSDANLLADAVARAGCDAIYSYGGRTRAPANQPLPTRIGGFGGVNGLAEFIRREGITHLVDATHPFAAEMSRNAVAACETTGTPLIALERAPWAKEAGDTWIEAADITSAAAVLPNNRARVFLAIGRQHIAAFSARPQHAYILRFVDPPDGPLPFPDVDVIVSRGPFTLAGELEMMRTRGIEWVVARNSGGAGARAKIDAARELGLSVVMLKRPELPDRPRVESVAEVMQWLGHRACLGA, from the coding sequence ATGATGCGCGCCCTCATTCTGGGCGGAACAAGCGATGCCAATCTGCTCGCGGACGCTGTCGCGCGCGCGGGGTGTGATGCGATCTATTCCTATGGAGGTCGCACCCGCGCCCCCGCGAACCAGCCGCTGCCGACCCGCATCGGTGGCTTCGGCGGCGTGAACGGCCTTGCCGAGTTCATTCGGCGCGAGGGAATAACGCATCTTGTCGATGCAACCCATCCCTTCGCGGCCGAGATGAGCCGCAATGCGGTTGCAGCGTGCGAGACGACCGGAACACCGCTGATTGCGCTCGAGCGCGCGCCCTGGGCAAAAGAGGCCGGGGACACTTGGATCGAGGCCGCGGATATCACCTCTGCTGCCGCAGTGTTGCCGAACAATCGCGCGCGGGTATTTCTTGCGATCGGACGGCAGCACATCGCAGCTTTCAGCGCCAGGCCGCAGCACGCCTACATTTTGCGGTTTGTCGATCCTCCCGACGGACCACTGCCGTTTCCGGACGTCGATGTCATCGTGTCGCGCGGACCATTCACCCTCGCCGGCGAATTGGAGATGATGCGCACGCGCGGCATCGAATGGGTCGTTGCCCGCAACTCCGGTGGAGCGGGCGCGCGCGCCAAGATCGACGCCGCGCGCGAGCTCGGCCTTTCCGTCGTGATGCTCAAGCGGCCCGAATTGCCTGACAGGCCGCGGGTCGAAAGCGTGGCGGAGGTCATGCAATGGCTCGGTCATCGCGCATGCCTCGGTGCATAG